One segment of Paraburkholderia sp. PREW-6R DNA contains the following:
- a CDS encoding aspartate aminotransferase family protein has translation MSTVFHRSPKQSLPLAVAGDGIEIIDSAGKRYIDASGGAAVSCLGHSNQRVIDAIKQQAQALPYAHTSFFTTEPAETLADHLVANAPQGLEHVYFVSGGSEAIEAALKLARQYFVEKGEPQRRHFIARRQSYHGNTLGALAIGGNAWRREPFLPILIEAHHVSPCYAYREQRAGETEEAFAQRLADELEQKILELGADSVAAFVAETVVGATAGAVPPVREYFRKIRAVCDHYGVLLILDEIMSGMGRTGYLYACEEDGVAPDLLTIAKGLGAGYQPIGATLVSERIYRTIVSGSGFFQHGHTYVGHATACAAALAVQRVIAEDKLLANVQARGEQLRARLRGHYAQHPHIGDVRGRGLFVGVELVNDRVSKRPFDPALKLHAAIRREAFARGLMVYPMGGTVDGRIGDHVLLAPPFICTARDIDEIVSRLADAIESALAAI, from the coding sequence ATGTCCACTGTCTTCCATCGTTCTCCGAAGCAATCGCTGCCGCTCGCGGTCGCGGGCGACGGTATCGAGATCATCGACTCCGCGGGCAAGCGGTATATCGACGCGTCCGGCGGCGCCGCCGTGTCATGCCTCGGCCACAGCAATCAGCGCGTGATCGACGCGATCAAACAGCAAGCCCAGGCGCTGCCCTATGCGCACACATCGTTCTTTACGACCGAACCCGCGGAAACGCTCGCGGATCATCTGGTGGCGAACGCGCCGCAAGGGCTCGAACATGTGTATTTCGTATCCGGCGGATCGGAGGCGATCGAGGCGGCGCTGAAACTCGCGCGTCAGTATTTCGTGGAGAAAGGCGAGCCGCAGCGCCGCCACTTCATCGCCCGCCGGCAGAGCTATCACGGCAATACGTTGGGCGCGCTCGCCATTGGCGGCAACGCGTGGCGGCGCGAACCGTTCCTGCCGATCCTGATCGAAGCGCATCACGTGAGCCCGTGCTACGCGTATCGCGAGCAGCGTGCGGGTGAAACAGAAGAAGCGTTTGCGCAGCGTCTCGCCGACGAACTCGAACAGAAAATCCTCGAACTCGGTGCCGATTCGGTGGCGGCGTTCGTTGCCGAAACGGTGGTGGGCGCAACGGCAGGCGCAGTGCCGCCGGTGCGCGAATATTTCCGCAAAATTCGCGCGGTGTGCGATCACTATGGTGTCTTGCTGATTCTCGACGAGATCATGTCGGGCATGGGCCGCACCGGCTATCTGTACGCGTGCGAAGAGGACGGCGTCGCGCCGGACCTGCTCACCATTGCCAAGGGGCTGGGCGCGGGCTATCAGCCGATCGGCGCGACGCTCGTGAGCGAGCGGATCTATCGGACGATTGTCAGCGGCTCCGGATTTTTTCAGCACGGCCACACGTATGTCGGTCATGCCACCGCCTGCGCTGCCGCGCTCGCGGTGCAACGCGTGATTGCCGAAGACAAACTGCTCGCCAACGTGCAGGCGCGCGGCGAGCAATTACGCGCCCGGTTGCGCGGGCACTACGCGCAGCATCCGCATATCGGCGACGTGCGCGGCCGCGGACTGTTCGTCGGCGTCGAGCTGGTGAATGACCGCGTGAGCAAAAGGCCATTCGACCCGGCGCTGAAACTGCACGCGGCGATCCGTCGCGAAGCATTCGCGCGCGGCCTGATGGTGTACCCGATGGGCGGCACGGTGGACGGCAGGATCGGCGATCATGTGCTGCTCGCGCCGCCGTTCATCTGCACTGCGCGCGATATCGACGAGATCGTCAGCCGGCTCGCCGATGCAATCGAGAGCGCGCTGGCTGCCATTTGA
- a CDS encoding carboxymuconolactone decarboxylase family protein, which translates to MTDRLPHFDPATATPEQLSVLDEILAGPRGNLDGPFLGWIHSPELAQHAQRLGAFCRYETGLPLRLSELAILVTAARWRAQAEWHIHYPIALRAGLTQADAEAIRAGRRPDFADTDNALVYDFASELYETQRVSDATYAKAVERFGHQVVINLVGLLGYYALVAMTLNVFGMRAAGQESLPFPE; encoded by the coding sequence ATGACCGACCGCCTGCCTCACTTCGATCCCGCCACCGCCACGCCCGAGCAACTGTCGGTGCTCGACGAGATTCTGGCCGGCCCGCGCGGCAATCTGGATGGGCCTTTTCTCGGTTGGATCCATAGCCCGGAACTGGCGCAGCATGCGCAGCGCCTCGGCGCGTTTTGCCGCTACGAGACCGGCTTGCCGCTGCGCCTGTCCGAACTGGCCATTCTGGTGACGGCCGCGCGTTGGCGGGCGCAGGCCGAATGGCACATCCACTATCCGATCGCGCTGCGAGCCGGGCTCACGCAAGCGGACGCGGAGGCGATCCGCGCTGGACGTCGCCCCGATTTCGCGGACACGGACAACGCGTTGGTCTACGACTTCGCAAGCGAGCTTTACGAGACGCAACGTGTGTCCGATGCGACCTATGCCAAGGCGGTCGAGCGCTTCGGCCATCAGGTCGTGATCAACCTCGTGGGACTGCTCGGCTACTACGCGCTCGTGGCCATGACGCTGAACGTCTTTGGCATGCGGGCGGCGGGGCAGGAGAGTCTGCCGTTCCCGGAATGA
- a CDS encoding OsmC family protein: protein MKRKASAVWQGGLQDGKGSISTDSGVLKDTQYSFSTRFADGIGTNPEELIAAAHAGCFSMALSAELGKAGITPERIGTTATVTLDKEGGGFAITAVHLDVAVKIPGGDKAAFDKATADAKAGCPVSKVLNATITMDAKLET, encoded by the coding sequence ATGAAGCGCAAGGCATCAGCAGTCTGGCAAGGCGGTCTGCAAGACGGCAAGGGCTCGATTTCCACCGACAGCGGTGTCCTCAAGGACACGCAATACTCGTTTTCGACACGCTTTGCGGACGGCATCGGCACGAATCCCGAAGAGCTGATTGCGGCGGCGCACGCAGGATGCTTTTCGATGGCGCTGTCGGCGGAACTGGGCAAGGCCGGCATCACGCCGGAGCGTATCGGCACGACGGCCACGGTCACGCTGGACAAGGAAGGTGGCGGCTTTGCGATCACCGCTGTGCATCTGGATGTAGCCGTCAAGATTCCGGGCGGCGACAAGGCCGCATTCGACAAAGCCACGGCTGACGCCAAGGCGGGTTGTCCGGTGTCGAAGGTGCTGAATGCGACGATCACAATGGATGCGAAACTCGAAACGTGA
- a CDS encoding LysR substrate-binding domain-containing protein: MTRNLDLNLIRTFVTVADNASMTVAANLLHMTQGAVSQQVKRLEDTLDCLLFVRKTRKLELSRQGEQFLVKARQLLRLNDEIWDDATAQPLHGSLRVGVPYDLVTPLAPAMKAFAEAHPQVEISLVCAASPELNEAVNTGRVDVSLVEYVADEAHGEVIRVEPLVWVNGRGSDAWQKRPLPLSMVDERCAFRPVVLGALAKEGIPWRTVFESGNIEATAATVRAGLAVTTWLVSTVPSDLEIVAPHAVRLPALPSFAICLRLPATVQPVAQEFARHVRESMSNGAAATHTAPNRLAKVG; this comes from the coding sequence ATGACCCGAAACCTCGACCTCAACCTGATCCGCACCTTCGTGACCGTCGCCGACAATGCGAGCATGACGGTCGCCGCCAATCTGCTGCACATGACACAAGGCGCGGTCAGCCAGCAGGTGAAACGCCTCGAAGACACGCTCGATTGCCTGCTGTTCGTCCGGAAGACGCGCAAGCTCGAACTGTCACGCCAAGGCGAGCAGTTTCTCGTCAAGGCGCGGCAGCTACTGCGCTTGAACGACGAAATCTGGGACGACGCGACTGCCCAGCCGTTGCACGGCAGCCTGCGCGTGGGTGTGCCCTACGATCTGGTCACGCCGCTCGCGCCTGCGATGAAAGCGTTTGCCGAAGCGCACCCGCAGGTTGAGATTTCGCTCGTATGCGCCGCGTCACCGGAACTGAACGAGGCGGTGAACACGGGGCGCGTCGACGTGTCGCTCGTCGAGTACGTGGCGGACGAAGCGCACGGCGAAGTAATCCGCGTCGAACCCCTGGTGTGGGTGAACGGCCGTGGCAGCGACGCGTGGCAGAAACGACCGCTGCCGCTTTCGATGGTGGACGAACGCTGCGCGTTCCGCCCGGTGGTGCTGGGCGCGCTCGCGAAAGAAGGCATACCTTGGCGCACGGTGTTCGAGAGCGGCAACATTGAAGCCACAGCCGCCACGGTGCGGGCGGGCCTCGCCGTCACGACCTGGCTGGTCTCGACCGTACCGTCCGACCTGGAGATCGTCGCGCCGCATGCGGTGCGCTTGCCTGCGCTGCCGTCGTTCGCGATCTGCCTGCGATTGCCGGCCACGGTGCAGCCGGTAGCTCAGGAGTTCGCGCGCCACGTGCGTGAATCCATGTCGAACGGCGCGGCCGCCACGCACACCGCGCCCAATCGTCTTGCGAAAGTCGGATAA
- a CDS encoding LysE family translocator codes for MTSILPLVLFVAVATATPGGATTLATASGARFGFARSIPLVLGIAVGLSLLAAVAALGLGSLLRARPALQTGAKVAGTAYLLWLAWRIGRSGPPDGGNGPARPVTLGQGVLLLWLNPKSWAMTVGATASFATLASSASRLAVVLGVAFGTAACASLMLWCALGVLLARQLRTARHWRILNLVMGVLLAASIIPAWR; via the coding sequence ATGACTTCGATTTTGCCCCTCGTTCTGTTCGTCGCCGTCGCGACGGCCACACCCGGCGGCGCGACCACGCTTGCCACCGCGTCGGGCGCGCGCTTTGGCTTCGCGCGCTCGATTCCGCTCGTATTGGGCATTGCCGTCGGTCTCTCGCTGCTCGCCGCCGTCGCGGCGCTCGGCCTTGGCAGCCTGTTGCGGGCAAGGCCCGCGCTGCAGACGGGCGCCAAGGTGGCAGGCACCGCCTATCTGCTGTGGCTTGCGTGGCGCATTGGGCGAAGCGGTCCGCCGGACGGGGGCAACGGGCCCGCGCGACCCGTCACGCTCGGGCAAGGCGTCCTGCTGCTATGGCTTAACCCGAAGAGCTGGGCAATGACGGTTGGCGCGACGGCCTCGTTTGCAACGCTTGCGAGCAGCGCGAGCCGGCTCGCCGTGGTGCTTGGCGTGGCATTCGGCACGGCTGCGTGTGCGTCGCTGATGCTGTGGTGCGCGCTCGGCGTGCTGCTTGCCCGACAGCTGCGGACCGCGCGGCATTGGCGCATCCTGAACCTCGTAATGGGCGTGCTGCTCGCCGCTTCCATCATTCCTGCGTGGAGATAA
- a CDS encoding cupin domain-containing protein, which translates to MSVYPFAESFDLDTAFAEVSEYWSPKVVAQVNDQYVKIAKVRGQLVWHDHAHEDEMFYVVRGHLKIEYEGGRVVDLPAGSMHVVRRGTLHNPVAESECWIVLIEPVQTKHTGDVQSPLTRSIDEQLRA; encoded by the coding sequence ATGTCTGTCTATCCATTTGCCGAGTCGTTCGATCTGGACACCGCCTTTGCGGAGGTGTCGGAGTACTGGTCGCCGAAAGTCGTCGCGCAGGTCAACGACCAGTACGTGAAGATTGCCAAGGTGCGTGGTCAACTTGTGTGGCACGACCATGCGCACGAGGACGAAATGTTTTACGTCGTGCGGGGGCATCTGAAGATCGAGTATGAAGGCGGTCGCGTGGTGGATTTGCCTGCCGGGTCAATGCATGTGGTGCGACGAGGCACCTTGCACAACCCGGTGGCGGAGAGCGAGTGCTGGATCGTGCTGATCGAGCCCGTGCAGACAAAACATACGGGCGACGTTCAGTCGCCGTTGACGAGGAGCATTGACGAGCAGCTACGGGCATAG
- a CDS encoding YodC family protein: protein MLTATVDTMQTPPPGTFNVGDVVTIKEGGPRMTVTYAGPVALNPGDWLVCEWFDEHGELRREMFAPASVQAEPRSIPAASVLWNRVGRAA from the coding sequence ATGCTGACAGCGACTGTTGACACGATGCAGACCCCGCCGCCCGGAACCTTTAACGTCGGCGATGTGGTGACAATCAAGGAAGGAGGCCCGCGGATGACGGTGACTTACGCGGGGCCGGTGGCCTTGAATCCCGGTGACTGGCTCGTTTGCGAATGGTTCGACGAGCACGGCGAACTGCGCCGCGAGATGTTCGCCCCTGCCAGTGTGCAGGCGGAGCCGCGCTCCATCCCTGCTGCCTCGGTTTTATGGAACCGGGTCGGGCGCGCTGCCTGA
- a CDS encoding superinfection immunity protein has product MRGIVLVQAVAAALALALYFLPAILADRRKRHDVLTLALFNACLGWTGFGWLLALYWSLQPNPPPAIAGEVVENRKVVRMRAFSAALMIRVQRRAAAQERPKR; this is encoded by the coding sequence ATGAGGGGCATTGTGCTGGTTCAGGCTGTCGCCGCCGCTCTCGCGTTGGCGCTCTACTTCCTGCCTGCCATTCTCGCGGACCGCCGCAAGCGTCACGACGTGCTGACGCTCGCGCTATTCAATGCCTGTCTCGGCTGGACCGGTTTCGGCTGGCTGCTCGCACTCTACTGGTCGCTGCAGCCGAACCCGCCGCCGGCCATTGCGGGCGAAGTCGTGGAAAACCGGAAGGTGGTGCGCATGCGGGCGTTTTCGGCGGCTTTGATGATTCGCGTGCAGCGGCGCGCGGCCGCGCAGGAGCGGCCTAAGAGGTAG
- a CDS encoding M20 family metallopeptidase, producing the protein MISDDTTQQVQRINHDTLREFVDRKWNDEIVPALTDYIAVPAKSPAFDPEWVKNGYLERVITDAAQWAEQQPVRGLKLEVIRLPGRTPVIYFETAATRSGSEETIVLYGHLDKQPEFDGWRNDLGPWTPKMEDGKLYGRGGADDGYAIYASITALAALDQQGVERPRCVGLIETCEESGSYDLLPYVDALRERLGKVGLVVCLDSGAGNYDQLWLTTSLRGLVAGDLEVQVLDEGIHSGGYGGIAPSSFRVMRQLFDRLEDSANGTLLPKGFHVQIPADRLREAEATARILGDDVWKKLPWACGENGRQVLPTTTDPKEALLNSTWRPSLSVTGAAGLPALADAGNVLRPRTAFKLSLRLPPMVEAEKAVADLKALLELDPPYNAKVTFKPDAGAASGWNAPDLAPWLATALNDASRQHYGANVAYMGQGGTIPLMNVLKAGFPKSQFMVCGVLGPKSNAHGPNEFLHVPYGKKLTAAVADVIAAAP; encoded by the coding sequence ATGATCTCCGACGACACCACCCAGCAGGTTCAGCGAATCAACCACGACACGCTCCGTGAATTTGTGGACCGCAAGTGGAACGACGAGATCGTGCCCGCGCTGACGGACTACATTGCAGTGCCCGCCAAAAGCCCGGCGTTCGATCCCGAGTGGGTGAAGAATGGCTACCTGGAGCGCGTGATTACCGACGCCGCGCAATGGGCCGAGCAGCAGCCCGTGCGCGGCCTGAAGCTCGAAGTCATTCGCCTGCCGGGCCGCACGCCGGTCATCTATTTCGAAACTGCCGCGACGCGCTCGGGCAGCGAAGAAACCATCGTGCTGTACGGCCACCTCGACAAGCAACCGGAGTTCGACGGCTGGCGCAACGATCTCGGTCCGTGGACCCCCAAGATGGAGGACGGCAAGCTCTACGGCCGCGGCGGCGCGGACGACGGCTACGCGATCTACGCCAGCATCACCGCGCTCGCCGCGCTGGACCAGCAGGGCGTCGAGCGTCCGCGCTGCGTCGGACTGATCGAAACATGCGAGGAGTCGGGCAGCTACGATCTGCTGCCGTACGTCGACGCGTTGCGGGAGCGGCTCGGCAAAGTGGGGCTCGTCGTGTGCCTCGATTCGGGCGCGGGCAATTACGACCAGTTGTGGCTGACCACGTCGCTGCGCGGCCTCGTCGCCGGCGATCTGGAAGTTCAGGTGCTCGACGAAGGCATTCACTCTGGCGGCTACGGCGGCATCGCGCCGTCGAGCTTCCGCGTGATGCGCCAACTGTTCGACCGCCTGGAAGATTCGGCCAACGGCACGCTGCTGCCAAAGGGTTTTCACGTTCAGATTCCCGCCGACCGTCTGCGTGAAGCCGAAGCCACCGCCCGCATTCTCGGCGACGACGTGTGGAAGAAGCTGCCGTGGGCCTGCGGCGAAAACGGCCGTCAGGTGCTGCCCACCACGACCGATCCGAAAGAAGCATTGCTCAATTCGACGTGGCGTCCGTCGCTGTCGGTCACGGGCGCGGCCGGTTTGCCCGCGCTCGCCGACGCCGGCAACGTGCTGCGTCCGCGCACCGCGTTCAAGCTGTCGCTGCGTCTGCCGCCGATGGTCGAAGCCGAGAAGGCGGTGGCCGACCTGAAGGCGCTGCTCGAACTCGATCCGCCGTACAACGCCAAGGTGACGTTCAAGCCGGACGCGGGCGCGGCAAGCGGCTGGAACGCGCCCGACCTCGCGCCGTGGCTGGCAACCGCGCTGAACGACGCGTCGCGCCAGCATTACGGCGCGAATGTCGCATACATGGGACAAGGCGGCACGATCCCGCTGATGAACGTGCTGAAGGCCGGTTTCCCGAAGTCGCAGTTCATGGTGTGCGGCGTGCTCGGGCCGAAGTCGAATGCGCATGGGCCGAACGAGTTCCTGCACGTGCCTTACGGCAAGAAGCTGACCGCCGCCGTGGCCGACGTGATCGCCGCCGCGCCGTGA
- a CDS encoding malate/lactate/ureidoglycolate dehydrogenase, whose translation MTVQPAPSRIAADQLHDYVRAIWERAGSSPREAELVADHLVAANLTGHDSHGVGMIPRYVASLADRQLQLNLHAQVVKDAGAVLTVEGGKGFGQVVAFEAMALGIERAKRLGICAVGLRGAHHIGRIGHWAEQCARAGLVSFHFVNVAGDPLVAPFGGADRRIGTNPFCAAYPRPGKPPLVLDFATSTVAYGKTRVAYNQGKHAPPGALIDHEGYPTLEPRVMHEEPFGSLTPFGGHKGFGLAAMCEIFGGALSGGFTTHQGTLRTTSAIINCMLSVIIDPDAFDAPNAQAEADAFLDWVKASPLAAGSERIDEPGEPERMTRTQREAEGIPVDPATWQQIHTAALAVGMSEEDAARWSAALR comes from the coding sequence GTGACTGTTCAACCGGCCCCGTCCCGCATCGCGGCCGACCAGCTTCATGACTACGTCCGCGCGATATGGGAGCGGGCGGGCAGTTCGCCGCGCGAAGCGGAACTGGTCGCCGATCATCTGGTGGCGGCGAATCTGACCGGGCATGATTCGCATGGCGTCGGCATGATCCCGCGCTATGTCGCGTCGCTCGCGGACCGGCAGCTGCAACTGAACCTGCATGCGCAGGTGGTCAAGGACGCCGGCGCCGTACTGACTGTCGAAGGCGGTAAAGGCTTCGGACAGGTGGTGGCATTCGAGGCAATGGCGCTGGGCATCGAGCGCGCCAAACGGCTCGGCATCTGCGCGGTCGGCTTGCGCGGCGCGCATCACATCGGGCGAATCGGTCACTGGGCCGAGCAGTGTGCGCGGGCCGGGCTGGTGTCGTTTCATTTCGTCAATGTCGCGGGCGATCCGCTCGTCGCGCCGTTTGGTGGCGCGGACCGCCGCATCGGCACGAATCCGTTCTGCGCGGCGTATCCGCGGCCCGGCAAGCCGCCCCTCGTGCTGGACTTCGCCACGAGCACCGTGGCTTATGGCAAGACGCGGGTCGCCTATAACCAGGGCAAGCATGCGCCGCCTGGCGCACTGATCGATCACGAAGGGTATCCCACGCTCGAACCCAGGGTGATGCATGAAGAGCCGTTCGGCTCGCTCACACCGTTTGGCGGCCATAAGGGGTTTGGCCTCGCGGCCATGTGCGAGATTTTTGGCGGCGCGCTTTCGGGCGGTTTCACCACGCATCAGGGGACGCTTCGCACGACCAGCGCGATCATCAACTGCATGCTGTCGGTCATCATCGATCCGGACGCTTTCGACGCGCCGAACGCGCAGGCCGAAGCCGACGCGTTCCTCGACTGGGTGAAGGCGTCGCCTCTCGCGGCGGGCAGCGAGCGGATTGACGAGCCAGGCGAGCCAGAGCGCATGACACGCACGCAGCGCGAGGCCGAAGGCATTCCAGTGGACCCGGCCACGTGGCAGCAGATTCATACGGCGGCGCTGGCCGTTGGCATGAGCGAGGAAGACGCGGCCCGCTGGTCGGCGGCGCTGCGATGA
- a CDS encoding crotonase/enoyl-CoA hydratase family protein has protein sequence MNLHNHPACRPFLEAGNLSQISAYYEEGRNVMWMMLRAQPRPCFNLELVHDILGLAQAARESGLPIDFWVTGSVIPTMYNVGGDLDFFAETIRSGKRQALMAYARACVDCVHAAARGFDTGAISIAMVEGTALGGGFEAALAHHFLLAQKDARMGFPEIAFNLFPGMGGYSLVARKAGMRLAEELIGIGESHTAEWHYGKGLVDQLFEPGDAYMATRTFIDTLKPKMNGIRAMLRARQRVLQLSRAELMEITEDWVDAAFTIEEKDLAFMERLVMLQNRRTSNLRQTASSTANFA, from the coding sequence ATGAATTTGCATAACCATCCCGCCTGCCGCCCATTTCTCGAAGCCGGCAATCTGTCGCAAATCTCCGCTTACTACGAGGAAGGCCGCAACGTCATGTGGATGATGCTGCGCGCGCAGCCGCGCCCCTGTTTTAATCTCGAACTCGTTCACGACATTCTGGGTCTCGCGCAAGCAGCACGGGAATCCGGCCTGCCGATCGATTTCTGGGTTACGGGTTCGGTGATCCCGACGATGTACAACGTCGGCGGCGATCTGGATTTTTTTGCCGAGACGATCCGCTCGGGCAAGCGTCAGGCGCTGATGGCTTATGCACGCGCCTGTGTGGACTGCGTGCATGCAGCGGCGCGGGGTTTCGACACGGGAGCGATTTCCATTGCGATGGTGGAAGGCACGGCACTCGGCGGCGGCTTCGAAGCAGCGCTCGCGCATCATTTTCTGCTCGCGCAGAAAGACGCACGCATGGGCTTCCCTGAGATCGCATTCAACCTGTTTCCGGGAATGGGCGGTTATTCACTGGTGGCGCGCAAGGCCGGCATGCGGCTCGCCGAGGAACTGATCGGCATTGGCGAATCGCATACGGCCGAATGGCATTACGGCAAGGGCCTGGTCGACCAGCTGTTCGAGCCGGGCGACGCGTACATGGCGACGCGCACGTTCATCGACACGCTGAAGCCGAAAATGAACGGCATTCGCGCGATGTTGCGGGCGCGCCAGCGCGTGCTGCAACTCTCGCGCGCCGAATTGATGGAAATCACCGAGGACTGGGTGGACGCCGCGTTCACGATCGAGGAAAAAGACCTCGCTTTCATGGAGCGGCTGGTCATGCTGCAAAACCGCCGGACGTCGAACCTGCGCCAGACGGCGAGTAGCACGGCAAACTTCGCCTGA
- the pdeR gene encoding cyclic di-GMP phosphodiesterase, translated as MNDDQHDQVLFAQFGTSSPCWRLSNDSNALELTPVNGDVPVNVAIPLNPQQASQIRCLTGVTAHLVLDIRLFGEPLRLHLVGKKLNSNTWAGTASAYDDTESVARDLVHGLSFAEQVVSEVNSVVVIVDRHGRIQRFNRLAEELTGVKEENIIGRNVWALFMTSEDGAASSQNIAGFFNRGVSYEVERRVKTVHGERLFLFRNKFVQSGSGVDEQFLICSGTDITEQRRAQDRLTELANTDALTGLANRNAIQDRIRAAIEDAGPDEAVGVLFLDLDNFKKVNDHYGHVFGDRLIRDVSSAISTCLNPGDTLARLGGDEFIVLAAKGTAHQLEDTAQRILERMRTPFALGLVEVYTGCSIGIARYPEHGDSLESLIRSADTAMYVAKDEGKRTHRVFSPDMNRRVAEYMWLDTNLRRGLDEGQLTLHYQPKLSLATGAVQGAEALVRWNSPERGQIMPNEFIRYAEESGLIGVLGRWVMVTAAKQAAKWKAEGYNLRIAINLSARQLVDTAVVRHFSEALQQAELDPCLIDLELTESCLIEDEAAAIDLIKQFRQIGAQVHLDDFGTGYSSLSQLGRIPLDVIKLDRSFVRSINADTKAQALVRSMVAVAQELDFKVVAEGIETESEELFMKGLGVEYVQGFLYGQAMPAAEFERWLQDRQKLRLIA; from the coding sequence ATGAACGACGACCAACACGACCAGGTGCTTTTTGCCCAGTTCGGCACAAGCAGCCCATGCTGGCGTCTGTCGAACGACAGCAACGCGCTCGAACTCACGCCCGTGAACGGCGACGTGCCGGTCAATGTCGCCATTCCGCTCAATCCCCAGCAGGCTTCTCAAATCCGCTGCCTCACGGGCGTCACCGCGCATCTGGTACTCGACATCCGTCTGTTCGGCGAGCCGTTGCGCCTGCATCTGGTCGGCAAAAAGCTCAACAGCAACACGTGGGCCGGGACCGCGTCGGCGTATGACGACACCGAATCCGTCGCGCGCGATCTGGTTCACGGTCTCTCCTTCGCCGAACAGGTGGTGTCCGAAGTCAACTCGGTCGTGGTGATCGTCGACCGGCATGGCCGGATACAACGCTTTAACCGCCTCGCCGAGGAACTCACGGGCGTCAAGGAAGAAAATATTATTGGCCGCAACGTGTGGGCGCTTTTCATGACGTCCGAAGACGGCGCGGCGTCAAGTCAGAATATCGCAGGCTTTTTCAATCGCGGCGTGTCGTACGAAGTCGAGCGGCGCGTCAAAACCGTGCATGGCGAGCGGCTTTTCCTGTTTCGCAACAAGTTCGTGCAAAGCGGCAGCGGCGTCGACGAACAGTTCCTGATCTGCTCCGGCACGGACATCACGGAACAGCGGCGCGCGCAGGACCGTCTGACCGAACTCGCCAATACGGACGCGCTCACCGGCCTTGCCAATCGCAACGCGATTCAGGACAGAATCCGCGCGGCCATCGAAGACGCGGGCCCGGACGAGGCGGTCGGCGTGCTGTTTCTCGATCTGGACAACTTCAAGAAGGTCAACGACCACTACGGCCACGTCTTCGGCGACCGGCTGATTCGCGATGTGTCGTCAGCGATCAGCACGTGCCTGAACCCGGGCGACACGCTTGCGCGGCTGGGCGGCGACGAATTCATCGTGCTCGCGGCAAAAGGCACCGCGCATCAACTCGAAGACACCGCGCAACGCATTCTGGAGCGCATGCGCACGCCCTTCGCGCTGGGTCTCGTCGAGGTGTATACGGGCTGTTCGATCGGCATTGCGCGCTATCCGGAACATGGCGACAGCCTCGAATCACTGATCCGCTCGGCCGACACGGCCATGTACGTGGCGAAAGACGAGGGCAAGCGAACGCACCGCGTGTTTTCGCCCGACATGAACCGCCGTGTCGCCGAGTACATGTGGCTCGACACGAATCTGCGGCGCGGTCTGGACGAAGGCCAGCTCACGCTGCACTACCAGCCCAAGCTGTCGCTCGCCACCGGCGCCGTGCAAGGCGCCGAGGCGCTGGTTCGCTGGAATTCGCCGGAACGCGGGCAGATCATGCCAAACGAGTTCATCCGCTACGCGGAGGAGTCCGGCCTGATCGGCGTGCTGGGCCGCTGGGTGATGGTCACAGCGGCAAAACAGGCCGCGAAATGGAAGGCGGAGGGCTATAACCTGCGCATCGCGATCAACCTGTCGGCGCGCCAACTGGTGGATACAGCCGTGGTGCGGCATTTTAGCGAAGCGTTGCAGCAGGCCGAACTCGATCCCTGCCTGATCGACCTGGAGCTGACGGAAAGCTGCCTGATCGAAGACGAAGCGGCAGCAATCGATCTGATCAAGCAGTTCCGCCAGATCGGCGCGCAGGTTCATCTGGACGATTTCGGCACCGGCTATTCGTCGCTCTCGCAGTTGGGGCGGATTCCGCTCGACGTCATCAAACTGGATCGCAGTTTCGTGCGCTCCATCAACGCCGACACCAAAGCGCAGGCGCTGGTGCGCTCGATGGTCGCGGTCGCGCAGGAACTGGACTTCAAGGTCGTGGCCGAAGGCATCGAAACCGAATCGGAAGAACTATTCATGAAGGGCCTGGGCGTCGAATACGTGCAGGGTTTCCTGTACGGTCAGGCCATGCCCGCCGCGGAGTTCGAGCGCTGGTTGCAGGACCGTCAGAAGCTCAGACTGATTGCCTGA